One Primulina eburnea isolate SZY01 unplaced genomic scaffold, ASM2296580v1 ctg973_ERROPOS1174311, whole genome shotgun sequence genomic region harbors:
- the LOC140822616 gene encoding cyclin-D3-2-like: protein MVSHFQEQESLLQNSIFDTLYCEEERFDEDLSVGSGFRVSEIDDFNEIGGKPFAFLCERDLFWDDDELLSLLSKEKEQAHLGCDAIHSDGYLKMVRNEAVKWMLKGTACYGFTAMTSVFAVNYFDRFIASVCFQKDKPWMSRLLAVACLSIAAKVEETQVPLLVDFQVEESKYLFEAKTIQRMELLVLSTLKWKMNPVTPISYIDHIVRRMGLIGSLHWEFLGRCRSLILSIITDCRFMRYIPSVIASATMLNVIREIEPCKVLEFRNQFLSLFKMNKENLDECHELVKEILDGHVHKLCHKRKHESIPSSPSGVVDAYFSSDSSNDLWAVSSSASSSPKPLFKRSRAQDQHMRLASLSSPCWRG from the exons ATGGTTTCTCATTTTCAAGAACAAGAATCCCTTCTCCAAAATTCGATCTTTGATACCCTTTACTGCGAGGAAGAGCGTTTTGATGAGGATTTGAGTGTTGGTTCTGGCTTCAGGGTGTCGGAAATCGATGATTTTAATGAGATTGGTGGAAAGCCCTTTGCTTTTCTTTGTGAGCGCGACCTTTTCTGGGACGATGACGAGCTTCTGAGCCTGTTGTCTAAGGAAAAAGAACAAGCCCATTTGGGTTGCGATGCGATACACTCGGATGGGTATTTGAAAATGGTGAGAAATGAGGCCGTTAAATGGATGTTAAAGGGTACTGCGTGCTATGGATTCACGGCCATGACTTCTGTTTTTGCTGTGAACTACTTTGATAGATTCATTGCAAGCGTTTGCTTCCAGAAGGATAAGCCATGGATGAGTCGGTTGCTTGCCGTTGCCTGTCTTTCCATCGCGGCAAAGGTCGAAGAGACGCAAGTGCCTCTTCTCGTAGACTTTCAG GTGGAAGAGTCTAAATATCTATTTGAGGCGAAGACTATTCAGAGAATGGAACTTTTGGTGCTTTCCACTCTCAAATGGAAGATGAACCCCGTGACTCCAATCTCATACATTGACCACATTGTTAGAAGAATGGGTTTGATTGGAAGCCTGCATTGGGAGTTTTTGGGGAGGTGCCGGAGTCTCATTCTCTCTATCATAACAG ATTGTAGGTTCATGCGCTATATTCCTTCGGTTATTGCTTCTGCCACAATGCTAAATGTTATTAGAGAGATTGAGCCTTGTAAAGTTTTGGAGTTCCGTAATCAGTTCCTGAGTTTGTTCAAAATGAACAAG GAAAATTTGGACGAATGCCATGAACTTGTAAAGGAGATATTGGATGGTCATGTCCATAAACTTTGTCACAAACGCAAGCATGAGTCCATACCAAGCAGTCCAAGTGGTGTAGTTGACGCCTATTTTAGCTCTGACAGCTCTAATGACTTGTGGGCCGTTTCATCATCTGCTTCATCATCGCCAAAGCCTCTGTTTAAGAGAAGTAGAGCTCAGGATCAGCACATGAGGCTGGCTTCACTAAGCAGTCCCTGTTGGCGTGGCTAA